The proteins below are encoded in one region of Amycolatopsis acidiphila:
- a CDS encoding LysE family translocator, with protein MTWSSYGTYLIFVVLVVLAPGPDTMVTLKNALAGGTRGGLLAIFGIAVGNFLQGTAVALGLGTLIVRSQPLFSTLRWAGVAYLCYLGFQALRGAWRGNYGMLDALRSGASGFRRWREGFLSNITNPKVLALYLSVLPQFLEPGRTTAWDALLLAYTVAVLGAVWLLVLMALVHRVRLWLERRRVRRSLDAITGTALIGFGIALAAEG; from the coding sequence GTGACGTGGAGTTCCTATGGCACCTACCTGATCTTCGTCGTGCTCGTGGTGCTCGCGCCGGGGCCGGACACGATGGTCACGCTGAAGAACGCGCTCGCCGGTGGCACCAGGGGCGGGCTGCTGGCGATCTTCGGGATCGCGGTCGGCAACTTCCTGCAGGGCACCGCGGTGGCGCTCGGGCTGGGCACGCTGATCGTGCGCTCGCAGCCGTTGTTCTCCACGCTGCGCTGGGCCGGTGTGGCGTACCTGTGCTACCTGGGCTTCCAGGCACTGCGCGGTGCCTGGCGGGGGAACTACGGAATGCTCGACGCGCTGCGCTCGGGCGCCAGCGGTTTCCGGCGGTGGCGCGAGGGATTCCTGTCCAACATCACGAACCCCAAGGTGCTGGCGCTGTATCTGTCGGTGCTGCCGCAGTTCCTGGAGCCCGGCCGCACCACCGCGTGGGACGCGCTGCTCCTGGCTTACACGGTCGCGGTGCTCGGCGCGGTGTGGCTGCTGGTGCTGATGGCGCTGGTGCACCGGGTGCGCTTGTGGCTGGAGCGCCGCCGCGTGCGCCGCTCCCTGGACGCCATCACCGGCACGGCGCTCATCGGCTTCGGCATCGCGTTGGCCGCGGAAGGCTAG
- a CDS encoding DUF2550 domain-containing protein, producing MEIAVVVLVLLLGLVVIAVWYSLRWIRMRRNGGVSVALRWNPDNVRAGWHLGIGRYEGEVFAWYRVWSLRNGPDRIFQRETLMIADRRDPAGTEAYAVPADATVLRCESQAHEPIEIAMGPGALTGFLSWLESAPPGRRLPRAS from the coding sequence GTGGAGATCGCCGTGGTTGTCCTCGTTCTCCTGCTCGGCCTCGTCGTCATCGCGGTGTGGTACAGCCTGCGCTGGATCCGGATGCGCCGTAACGGCGGCGTGAGCGTCGCCCTGCGCTGGAACCCCGACAACGTCCGTGCCGGCTGGCATCTGGGGATCGGCCGGTACGAGGGCGAGGTCTTCGCCTGGTATCGCGTGTGGAGCCTGCGCAATGGTCCGGACCGCATCTTCCAGCGGGAAACCCTGATGATCGCCGACCGCCGGGACCCGGCGGGCACCGAGGCGTATGCGGTCCCCGCGGACGCGACCGTCCTGCGTTGCGAGTCGCAGGCGCACGAACCGATCGAGATCGCGATGGGCCCCGGCGCGCTGACCGGTTTCCTGTCGTGGCTGGAGTCCGCGCCACCCGGTCGCCGCCTGCCGCGCGCGAGCTGA
- the ehuB gene encoding ectoine/hydroxyectoine ABC transporter substrate-binding protein EhuB: MTQGTWTRRDFFRRSAVVGVAAIGGPVLLAACQSTGSGDTLTAAKNAKTIKIGIANEAPYGFADSSGNTTGEAPEIAKVAFKGMGIDNVQASVVPFDQLIPALNAKQFDVVAAGMNITPTRCKAALFSDPDYSALTGLLVPKGNPQGIKSLQDVAAKKVKLAVLSAAVEKDYATGAGVPEGDIETLDNQNNMLLAVTTGRVYCAALTDISLKYLVKQNPNANVEVTPGFTPTQDGKPVVSAGGFVFRQGDTSLRDAFNEQLKTLHGNGQWLQIATPFGFDQSNLPKADLTTGKLCAA; the protein is encoded by the coding sequence ATGACGCAGGGTACGTGGACGAGACGAGACTTCTTCAGGCGGTCCGCCGTGGTGGGGGTGGCGGCGATCGGCGGCCCGGTCCTGCTGGCGGCGTGCCAGAGCACGGGCAGCGGTGACACGCTGACGGCGGCGAAGAACGCCAAGACGATCAAGATCGGCATCGCGAACGAGGCACCGTACGGATTCGCGGATTCCTCGGGCAACACCACCGGAGAGGCGCCGGAGATCGCGAAGGTCGCCTTCAAGGGGATGGGCATCGACAACGTGCAGGCCAGCGTCGTGCCCTTCGACCAGCTGATCCCGGCGCTGAACGCCAAGCAGTTCGACGTCGTCGCGGCCGGCATGAACATCACGCCGACGCGCTGCAAGGCCGCGTTGTTCTCCGATCCGGACTACTCCGCGCTCACGGGTCTGCTGGTACCCAAGGGAAATCCGCAGGGCATCAAGAGCCTGCAGGACGTCGCGGCGAAGAAGGTCAAGCTCGCCGTGCTCTCCGCGGCGGTCGAGAAGGACTACGCGACCGGGGCCGGTGTCCCCGAAGGCGACATCGAAACCCTCGACAACCAGAACAACATGCTGCTCGCGGTGACCACCGGCCGGGTGTACTGCGCCGCGCTGACCGACATCTCGCTGAAGTACCTGGTCAAGCAGAACCCGAACGCGAACGTCGAGGTCACCCCGGGCTTCACGCCGACCCAGGACGGCAAGCCGGTCGTCTCCGCGGGCGGTTTCGTGTTCCGGCAGGGCGACACCTCGCTGCGGGACGCGTTCAACGAGCAGCTGAAGACGCTGCACGGCAACGGGCAGTGGCTCCAGATCGCGACGCCGTTCGGGTTCGACCAGAGCAACCTGCCGAAGGCGGACCTGACCACCGGCAAGCTGTGTGCCGCCTGA
- a CDS encoding protein meaA produces MPYPTDRERDRPWVMRTYAGHSSATASNELYRRNLAKGQTGLSVAFDLPTQTGYDADHPLAKGEVGKVGVPVAHIGDMRKLFDGIPLAEANTSMTINAPAMWLLALYVTVAEEQAGSDEVLAKLAGTTQNDIIKEYLSRGTYIFPPAPSLRLITDVIAWTVHHVPKWNPINICSYHLQEAGATPTQEVAYALSTAIAVLDAIRDSGQIDEADMGKVVARISFFVNAGVRFVEELCKMRAFTRLWDELTRDRYGVQDPKARRLRYGVQVNSLGLTEAQPENNVQRIVLEMLAVSLSRDARARAIQLPAWNEALGLPRPWDQQWALRMQQVLAFETDLLEYEDIFAGSHVIESKVDEIMAGAREEIDRVQELGGAVAAVESGYMKSQLVSSLAEYRRGVESGERIMVGVNKFETSEPSPLQAEGAKAIETVDPAVEKQAVTALDEWRRQRDDSAVESALDRLRETAKTTENLFEATLACARAGVTTGEWAGALREVFGEYRAPTGVSAASMAGEVAELSQVRARVRATSEELGERLRILVGKPGLDGHSNGAEQVAVRARDAGFEVVYQGIRLTPEQIVAAAVQEGVHVVGLSVLSGSHLEVVPEVVDGLRAAGAGDIPVIVGGIIPADDAKLLTDRGIARVFTPKDYELTDIMDEIVTVIRETHELP; encoded by the coding sequence GTGCCCTACCCCACGGACCGCGAGCGCGACCGCCCCTGGGTGATGCGGACCTACGCGGGGCATTCCTCGGCGACGGCGTCGAACGAGCTGTACCGCCGCAACCTCGCCAAGGGCCAGACCGGCCTCTCGGTCGCCTTCGACCTGCCGACGCAGACCGGGTACGACGCCGACCACCCGCTGGCCAAGGGCGAGGTCGGCAAGGTGGGCGTGCCGGTGGCGCACATCGGCGACATGCGCAAGCTCTTCGACGGCATCCCGCTCGCCGAGGCCAACACCTCGATGACCATCAACGCGCCGGCGATGTGGCTGCTCGCGCTCTACGTCACCGTCGCCGAGGAGCAGGCGGGAAGCGACGAGGTGCTGGCGAAGCTCGCGGGCACCACGCAGAACGACATCATCAAGGAGTACCTCTCCCGCGGGACCTACATCTTCCCGCCGGCCCCGAGCCTCCGGCTGATCACCGACGTGATCGCGTGGACGGTGCACCACGTGCCGAAGTGGAACCCGATCAACATCTGCAGCTACCACCTGCAGGAGGCCGGTGCCACGCCGACCCAGGAGGTCGCGTACGCGCTGTCGACGGCGATCGCCGTCCTCGACGCCATCCGCGACTCCGGCCAGATCGACGAAGCGGACATGGGCAAGGTCGTCGCGCGGATCTCGTTCTTCGTCAACGCCGGCGTGCGGTTCGTCGAGGAGCTGTGCAAGATGCGGGCGTTCACGCGGCTGTGGGACGAGCTGACCCGCGACCGCTACGGCGTCCAGGACCCGAAGGCGCGCCGGCTGCGCTACGGCGTCCAGGTGAACTCGCTCGGGCTGACCGAGGCACAGCCGGAGAACAACGTGCAGCGCATCGTGCTGGAGATGCTCGCCGTGTCGCTCTCGCGCGACGCACGCGCCCGCGCGATCCAGCTGCCGGCGTGGAACGAGGCGCTGGGGCTGCCGCGCCCGTGGGACCAGCAGTGGGCGCTGCGCATGCAGCAGGTGCTCGCGTTCGAGACGGATCTGCTGGAGTACGAGGACATCTTCGCCGGCTCGCACGTGATCGAGTCCAAAGTGGACGAGATCATGGCGGGAGCCCGCGAGGAGATCGACCGGGTGCAGGAACTCGGTGGTGCGGTGGCCGCCGTGGAAAGCGGTTACATGAAGTCCCAGCTGGTCTCCTCGCTCGCCGAGTACCGGCGCGGGGTGGAGTCCGGCGAGCGGATCATGGTGGGGGTCAACAAGTTCGAGACCAGCGAGCCGAGCCCGCTGCAGGCCGAGGGCGCCAAGGCGATCGAGACGGTCGACCCGGCCGTGGAGAAGCAGGCCGTCACCGCACTCGATGAATGGCGCCGGCAACGCGACGACTCCGCGGTGGAAAGCGCGCTCGACAGGTTGCGCGAGACGGCGAAGACCACGGAGAACCTGTTCGAGGCGACGCTCGCGTGTGCGCGGGCCGGCGTCACAACGGGGGAGTGGGCCGGGGCGTTGCGTGAGGTCTTCGGCGAATACCGGGCGCCGACGGGGGTTTCCGCCGCGTCGATGGCCGGGGAGGTCGCCGAGCTGTCCCAGGTTCGCGCGCGCGTGCGGGCCACGAGCGAGGAGCTCGGCGAGCGGTTGCGCATCCTGGTGGGGAAGCCGGGGCTCGACGGGCACTCCAACGGCGCCGAGCAGGTCGCCGTCCGGGCGCGCGACGCCGGGTTCGAGGTCGTCTACCAGGGCATCCGGCTGACCCCGGAGCAGATCGTCGCGGCCGCCGTGCAGGAAGGCGTGCACGTGGTCGGGCTCTCGGTGCTGTCGGGTTCGCACCTGGAGGTGGTCCCGGAGGTGGTCGACGGGTTGCGGGCGGCGGGCGCCGGGGACATCCCGGTGATCGTCGGCGGCATCATCCCGGCCGACGACGCGAAGCTGCTGACCGACCGCGGCATCGCGCGCGTCTTCACACCGAAGGACTACGAACTCACGGACATCATGGACGAAATTGTCACCGTGATCCGTGAAACACACGAATTGCCTTGA
- the ehuD gene encoding ectoine/hydroxyectoine ABC transporter permease subunit EhuD → MEWDWDNAFESIPLLLKGLLVTVELTLLGSAVAYVLGLVLALLRRGRIPVVSQVVFLFVELVRSTPLLIQVFVIFYLLWPALDIRPSAFLTGVIALGIHYATYTSEVYRAGIDAVPRGQWEAATALSLPRTRVWTGIILPQAVPRVMPALGNYMISMFKETPLLLAIGVLDVLNRAKEQGAETFRVIEPYTLAGVLFLLISFPSSILVRKLERRVGQL, encoded by the coding sequence ATGGAGTGGGACTGGGACAACGCCTTCGAGTCGATTCCCTTGCTGCTCAAGGGTTTGCTCGTCACCGTGGAGCTGACGCTGCTCGGCTCGGCGGTGGCCTACGTGCTGGGGCTGGTGCTGGCGCTATTGCGGCGGGGCAGGATTCCCGTTGTCAGCCAGGTCGTGTTCCTCTTCGTCGAGCTGGTGCGCAGCACCCCGCTGCTGATCCAGGTGTTCGTGATCTTCTACCTGCTCTGGCCCGCGCTGGACATCCGGCCCTCGGCGTTCCTGACCGGGGTCATCGCGCTCGGGATCCATTACGCCACCTACACCTCCGAGGTTTACCGGGCCGGGATCGACGCCGTACCGAGAGGACAGTGGGAGGCGGCGACGGCGCTGAGCCTGCCGCGGACGCGGGTGTGGACGGGCATCATCCTGCCGCAGGCCGTGCCGCGGGTGATGCCCGCGCTGGGCAACTACATGATCTCGATGTTCAAGGAGACCCCGCTCCTGCTCGCGATCGGCGTGCTCGACGTGCTCAACCGGGCGAAGGAACAGGGCGCGGAGACGTTCCGCGTGATCGAGCCGTACACGCTGGCCGGTGTGCTGTTCCTGCTGATCAGCTTCCCGTCGTCGATCCTGGTGAGAAAGTTGGAACGCCGTGTCGGACAGCTCTGA
- the ehuC gene encoding ectoine/hydroxyectoine ABC transporter permease subunit EhuC, with amino-acid sequence MSDATSHIISSILSGLGATITATLGGILLTIVLSFIAGLAMLSPARWVRFVSRVYVEGFRGTSEVVQLFWLYFVLPALVGLKLIPLFAGILVLGLNHGAYGAEVVRGAVQSVPKAQREGAIALSLSPAQRMFRVLLPQAVVEMYPPFNNLFIQLLKSTALLYFISAGEIAEKGELLRPVYGSDLVLIYGVELLCYLVLAVVITVVMRLLERQGAKRLGRTSIARSRLFARAAGVS; translated from the coding sequence GTGTCCGACGCGACCTCCCACATCATCTCGTCCATCCTCAGTGGACTGGGCGCGACGATCACGGCCACGCTCGGCGGGATCCTGCTGACGATCGTGCTGTCGTTCATCGCGGGGCTGGCGATGCTTTCGCCCGCGCGGTGGGTGCGGTTCGTCAGCCGGGTGTACGTCGAGGGCTTTCGTGGCACGTCCGAAGTGGTGCAGCTGTTCTGGCTGTACTTCGTGCTCCCCGCACTGGTCGGGCTGAAGCTGATCCCGTTGTTCGCGGGCATCCTGGTGCTCGGGCTCAACCACGGCGCGTACGGCGCGGAAGTCGTTCGCGGCGCCGTGCAGTCGGTGCCGAAGGCGCAACGCGAAGGCGCGATCGCGTTGTCACTTTCGCCCGCGCAGCGGATGTTCCGGGTGCTCCTGCCGCAGGCGGTGGTGGAGATGTACCCCCCGTTCAACAACCTGTTCATCCAGCTGCTGAAGAGCACGGCGTTGCTGTACTTCATCTCCGCCGGTGAGATCGCCGAGAAGGGCGAGCTGCTGCGGCCGGTCTACGGCAGCGATCTCGTGCTGATCTACGGTGTCGAGCTGCTCTGCTACCTCGTGCTCGCAGTGGTGATCACCGTGGTGATGCGGCTACTGGAACGGCAGGGCGCCAAGCGGCTGGGCCGGACGTCGATCGCGCGAAGCCGGTTGTTCGCGCGGGCGGCGGGGGTGTCCTGA
- a CDS encoding F0F1 ATP synthase subunit epsilon, whose product MSVRLVAVEREVWSGQATFVFARTTVGEIGILPHHLPLLAELTQGEMVRIDSTDSGEIFAAVDGGFLSVTEEGVSILAESAELRDEIDVEQARLELGSEDEETRLRGRARLRAAGHDA is encoded by the coding sequence ATGTCCGTCCGGCTGGTGGCCGTGGAGCGGGAAGTGTGGTCGGGCCAGGCGACGTTCGTCTTCGCCCGGACGACCGTGGGCGAGATCGGCATCCTGCCGCATCACCTGCCGCTGCTGGCGGAGCTGACGCAGGGCGAGATGGTGCGCATCGACTCGACCGATTCCGGCGAGATCTTCGCCGCGGTCGACGGCGGCTTCCTCTCGGTCACCGAGGAGGGTGTGAGCATCCTCGCCGAGTCCGCCGAGCTGCGCGACGAGATCGATGTCGAGCAGGCGCGGCTGGAGCTCGGCTCCGAGGACGAGGAGACCCGCTTGCGGGGCCGGGCGCGCCTGCGGGCGGCCGGGCACGACGCCTGA
- the atpD gene encoding F0F1 ATP synthase subunit beta, with protein MSAPTASRQSPGTGNAAGRVVRVTGPVVDVEFPRESVPALFNALKAEITFSDLAKTLTLEVAQHLGDNLVRTISMQPTDGLVRGVEVVDTGKSISVPVGDEVKGHVFNTLGECLDEPGFGTDLEHWSIHRQAPPFDQLEGRTEMLETGLKVVDLLTPYVRGGKIGLFGGAGVGKTVLIQEMINRIARNFGGTSVFAGVGERTREGTDLILELRDADVIKNTALVYGQMDEPPGTRMRVALSALTMAEYFRDVRNQDVLLFIDNIFRFTQAGSEVSTLLGRMPSAVGYQPTLADEMGELQERITSTRGRSITSMQAIYVPADDYTDPAPATTFAHLDATTELSRTVFSKGIFPAVDPLASSSTILDPQIVGEEHYRVAQEVIRILQRYQDLQDIIAILGIDELSEEDKQLVGRARRIERFLSQNMMAAEQFTGQPGSNVPLKDTIEAFDRITKGEYDHLPEQAFHLVGGLDDVEKKADELNR; from the coding sequence ATGAGTGCACCCACAGCTTCGCGACAGAGCCCGGGCACGGGCAACGCGGCGGGCCGCGTGGTCCGCGTGACCGGCCCCGTCGTCGACGTCGAGTTCCCCCGCGAGTCGGTACCGGCCCTGTTCAACGCGCTGAAGGCCGAGATCACCTTCTCCGACCTCGCCAAGACGCTGACCCTCGAGGTGGCCCAGCACCTGGGTGACAACCTGGTGCGCACGATCTCGATGCAGCCCACCGACGGCCTCGTGCGCGGGGTCGAGGTCGTCGACACCGGCAAGTCCATCTCGGTGCCGGTCGGCGACGAGGTCAAGGGCCACGTCTTCAACACGCTGGGCGAGTGCCTGGACGAGCCGGGTTTCGGCACCGACCTGGAGCACTGGAGCATCCACCGGCAGGCGCCGCCGTTCGACCAGCTCGAGGGCCGCACCGAGATGCTGGAGACCGGCCTGAAGGTCGTCGACCTGCTCACCCCGTACGTGCGTGGTGGCAAGATCGGCCTGTTCGGCGGCGCCGGCGTGGGCAAGACGGTGCTCATCCAGGAGATGATCAACCGGATCGCCCGCAACTTCGGTGGTACCTCGGTGTTCGCCGGGGTGGGGGAGCGTACCCGTGAGGGCACCGACCTCATCCTCGAGCTGCGCGACGCCGACGTCATCAAGAACACCGCGCTGGTCTACGGCCAGATGGACGAGCCGCCGGGCACCCGTATGCGGGTGGCCCTGTCCGCGCTGACGATGGCGGAGTACTTCCGCGACGTGCGCAACCAGGACGTGCTGCTGTTCATCGACAACATCTTCCGGTTCACCCAGGCGGGCTCGGAGGTGTCGACCCTGCTGGGCCGGATGCCGTCCGCGGTGGGTTACCAGCCGACGCTGGCCGACGAGATGGGTGAGCTGCAGGAGCGGATCACCTCGACCCGTGGCCGTTCGATCACCTCGATGCAGGCGATCTACGTGCCGGCGGACGACTACACCGACCCGGCCCCGGCCACCACGTTCGCCCACCTCGACGCCACCACCGAGCTTTCCCGGACGGTGTTCTCCAAGGGCATCTTCCCGGCGGTGGACCCGCTGGCCTCCAGCTCGACGATCCTCGACCCGCAGATCGTGGGCGAGGAGCACTACCGGGTCGCGCAGGAGGTCATCCGGATCCTGCAGCGCTACCAGGACCTGCAGGACATCATCGCGATCCTCGGTATCGACGAGCTGTCCGAAGAGGACAAGCAGCTGGTCGGCCGGGCGCGCCGGATCGAGCGGTTCCTGTCGCAGAACATGATGGCGGCGGAGCAGTTCACCGGGCAGCCCGGTTCGAACGTGCCGCTCAAGGACACGATCGAGGCGTTCGACCGGATCACCAAGGGCGAGTACGACCACCTGCCGGAGCAGGCGTTCCACCTCGTCGGTGGCCTGGACGACGTCGAGAAGAAGGCCGACGAGCTCAACCGCTGA
- a CDS encoding M16 family metallopeptidase, with product MVSRPAAPDLPTVHRTEVDGVPVFWHTQPGRLNASLIFGVGIAHETFLETGITHLVEHLAMRPLRTSRYENNATTEMLHTSFDVTSTPETVTDHLRRICESLGALDTGPLELERGVLVAEERGSEGPGVTAWLPASIWFGNQAYGLAGNIQVATVRASDDEVRAWCARWFHRGNAALVLSGPPPEGLRLPLPEGPRGRPPSAEPFALPTPARTTVPNGVIGCALVEWTAEMACAAGTLMSRLTDRLRHLEGLVYDIGFDHQMVDERRAVLGFGTDVPDKHARRVLEAIREELAALGAAGPTDEELAADRNSLVEQLGEREFAEYRAFDEAMSELTGWATAAAHQKQVLAGVEAGAVAAAARELAGELVLCAPQGRLPADLPELPGSPLAPVPGRELKRALVGSTAPRGFRLVVGEEGLTSYFGSSPVPVAVVRFDDIAGAGVEHTDGQLPILHLFGLHGGMITVRPGDWRGGRNLVRELRARVGDDVCFDAPDAMRLFEVS from the coding sequence ATGGTGTCTCGCCCCGCCGCACCCGATCTACCCACAGTGCACCGCACCGAGGTGGACGGCGTGCCGGTGTTCTGGCACACCCAACCCGGTCGGTTGAACGCGAGCCTGATCTTCGGCGTGGGCATCGCGCACGAGACCTTCCTGGAAACGGGCATCACGCATCTGGTCGAGCACCTGGCGATGCGGCCGCTGCGCACGAGCCGCTACGAGAACAACGCGACGACCGAGATGCTGCACACGAGCTTCGACGTCACCAGCACCCCGGAGACCGTCACCGACCACCTGCGCCGGATCTGCGAGTCCCTCGGCGCCCTCGACACCGGCCCGCTCGAACTCGAACGCGGCGTCCTCGTCGCCGAGGAGCGCGGCAGCGAAGGCCCCGGCGTGACGGCCTGGCTGCCGGCCTCGATCTGGTTCGGCAACCAGGCTTACGGGCTCGCGGGCAACATCCAGGTCGCCACCGTCCGGGCGAGCGACGACGAGGTGCGCGCGTGGTGCGCCCGGTGGTTCCACCGCGGCAACGCCGCGCTCGTGCTGTCCGGGCCGCCGCCGGAAGGTCTGCGCCTCCCGCTGCCGGAGGGACCGCGCGGCCGCCCGCCCTCGGCCGAGCCGTTCGCGTTGCCGACGCCCGCGCGCACGACCGTGCCCAACGGCGTCATCGGCTGCGCGCTCGTCGAGTGGACCGCGGAAATGGCCTGCGCGGCAGGCACCCTGATGTCCCGGCTGACGGACCGGCTGCGGCATCTGGAGGGGCTGGTCTACGACATCGGCTTCGACCACCAGATGGTCGACGAGCGGCGTGCCGTACTCGGCTTCGGCACCGACGTGCCCGACAAGCACGCCCGGCGCGTCCTCGAAGCGATCCGCGAGGAGCTGGCCGCCCTCGGTGCGGCCGGTCCGACCGACGAGGAGCTCGCCGCCGACCGCAACAGCCTCGTCGAGCAACTCGGCGAGCGCGAGTTCGCGGAGTACCGCGCGTTCGACGAAGCGATGAGCGAGCTGACCGGCTGGGCGACGGCCGCGGCGCACCAGAAGCAGGTGCTCGCCGGGGTCGAGGCGGGCGCGGTAGCCGCGGCCGCGCGCGAGCTGGCCGGCGAGCTCGTCCTGTGCGCCCCGCAGGGCCGGCTGCCCGCGGACCTGCCGGAGCTGCCCGGCAGCCCGCTCGCCCCCGTACCGGGCCGGGAGCTCAAACGCGCCCTGGTCGGTTCGACGGCGCCGCGCGGCTTCCGGCTCGTGGTCGGCGAGGAAGGGCTCACGTCGTACTTCGGCTCGAGCCCGGTACCCGTCGCCGTCGTGCGGTTCGACGACATCGCCGGGGCCGGCGTGGAACACACGGACGGTCAGCTGCCGATCCTGCACCTGTTCGGCCTGCACGGCGGCATGATCACCGTGCGGCCGGGCGACTGGCGCGGAGGCCGGAACCTCGTGCGCGAGTTGCGGGCCCGCGTCGGCGACGACGTGTGTTTCGACGCGCCGGACGCCATGCGCCTGTTCGAAGTGTCGTGA
- a CDS encoding cob(I)yrinic acid a,c-diamide adenosyltransferase, whose translation MPVRINRVYTKVGDTGTTALGDGSRVPKTDARLGAYADVDEANSVIGLALAMSGLSDEIADVLRRVQNDLFDVGADLCAPVVENPPYPPLRITEAYITRLEGWCDTFNERLPKLTSFILPGGTPGAAFLHQARTVARRAERSGWALVEADAERTNTLAVKYLNRLSDLLFILARLANPDGDVLWEPGGRPTRDS comes from the coding sequence ATGCCCGTACGGATCAACCGCGTATACACCAAGGTCGGCGACACCGGCACCACCGCACTCGGCGACGGCTCACGCGTGCCGAAGACCGACGCGCGCCTCGGCGCCTACGCCGACGTGGACGAGGCGAACTCGGTCATCGGGCTCGCGCTGGCGATGAGCGGCCTGAGCGACGAGATCGCGGACGTGCTGCGCCGGGTGCAGAACGACCTGTTCGACGTCGGCGCGGACCTGTGCGCGCCGGTGGTCGAAAACCCGCCGTATCCCCCACTGCGCATCACCGAGGCGTACATCACGCGGCTCGAGGGCTGGTGCGACACGTTCAACGAGCGCCTGCCGAAGCTGACGTCGTTCATCCTGCCCGGTGGGACCCCTGGCGCGGCGTTCCTGCACCAGGCCCGCACCGTCGCGCGACGGGCCGAGCGCAGCGGCTGGGCCCTCGTCGAGGCCGACGCCGAGCGGACGAACACCCTGGCGGTGAAGTACCTCAACCGCCTGTCCGACCTGCTGTTCATCCTCGCTCGCCTGGCGAACCCGGACGGCGACGTGCTGTGGGAGCCGGGCGGTCGGCCGACGCGGGATAGCTGA
- the murA gene encoding UDP-N-acetylglucosamine 1-carboxyvinyltransferase: MSEHFDVHGGARLEGEVEVVGAKNSVLKLMAAALLAEGTTTITNCPQILDVPLMADVLRSVGCEVELDGDTARITTPSELSHRADSPAMGKLRASVCVLGPLVGRLRRAVVALPGGDAIGSRPLDMHQNGLRALGATSTIEHGCVVAKADALEGAQIWLDFPSVGATENILMAAALAEGTTVIDNAAREPEIADICTMLIEMGAKIEGAGTSTLTVHGVESLHPTEHRVMGDRIVGATWAFAATMTRGDITVHGVNPHHLDLVLDKLRTAGAEVTPYDDKGFRVVQADRPKSVDFVTLPYPGFATDLQPFAVALSAISEGTSMITENVYEARFRFIEEMQRLGADARTDGHHAVVRGVKSLSSAPVWASDIRAGAGLVLAGLCADGVTEVWDVFHIDRGYPHFVENFNRLGARIERVAGEPERA, encoded by the coding sequence ATGAGCGAGCACTTCGATGTGCATGGCGGGGCCCGTCTGGAGGGCGAAGTCGAGGTCGTGGGCGCGAAGAACAGCGTCCTGAAGCTGATGGCGGCGGCGCTGCTCGCCGAGGGCACCACGACCATCACCAACTGCCCGCAGATCCTCGACGTCCCGCTGATGGCGGACGTGCTGCGCAGCGTCGGCTGCGAGGTCGAGCTGGACGGCGACACGGCCAGGATCACCACGCCTTCGGAGCTGTCGCACCGCGCCGACTCGCCCGCGATGGGCAAACTGCGGGCGTCGGTGTGCGTGCTCGGGCCGCTGGTGGGCCGGCTCAGGCGGGCCGTCGTGGCACTGCCCGGCGGCGACGCGATCGGTTCGCGCCCGCTGGACATGCACCAGAACGGGCTGCGCGCACTGGGTGCGACGAGCACGATCGAGCACGGCTGTGTGGTGGCGAAGGCCGACGCGCTGGAGGGCGCGCAGATCTGGCTGGACTTCCCGAGCGTCGGCGCGACCGAGAACATCCTGATGGCGGCGGCGCTGGCCGAGGGCACGACGGTCATCGACAACGCCGCGCGCGAGCCGGAGATCGCCGACATCTGCACGATGCTGATCGAGATGGGCGCCAAGATCGAGGGCGCGGGCACGTCCACGCTCACGGTGCACGGCGTCGAGTCGCTGCACCCGACCGAGCACCGCGTCATGGGCGACCGGATCGTGGGCGCGACGTGGGCGTTCGCGGCGACGATGACCCGGGGCGACATCACCGTGCACGGGGTGAACCCGCATCACCTGGACCTTGTGCTGGACAAGCTGCGCACGGCGGGCGCCGAGGTGACTCCCTACGACGACAAGGGTTTCCGGGTCGTGCAGGCCGACCGGCCCAAGTCGGTCGACTTCGTGACCCTGCCCTACCCCGGTTTCGCGACCGACCTGCAGCCGTTCGCGGTCGCGCTGTCGGCGATCTCCGAGGGGACGTCGATGATCACGGAGAACGTGTACGAGGCGCGGTTCCGGTTCATCGAGGAGATGCAGCGCCTGGGCGCCGATGCGCGCACCGATGGGCACCACGCGGTGGTGCGCGGGGTGAAGTCGCTGTCGAGCGCGCCGGTCTGGGCGTCCGACATCCGTGCCGGCGCGGGCCTCGTGCTGGCGGGCCTGTGCGCCGACGGCGTGACCGAGGTCTGGGACGTCTTCCACATCGACCGCGGCTATCCGCACTTCGTGGAGAACTTCAACCGCCTGGGCGCGAGGATCGAGCGCGTCGCGGGAGAGCCGGAACGCGCCTGA